In Vibrio alginolyticus NBRC 15630 = ATCC 17749, the sequence GGCGAGGTGCTATGGAAGCCATGTGCTTAGGTGTTCTCACACTAGCTCCAGTCTCCAACTTGGATATACCAATTTTTGTTGATGACAATACTTTTGGTTCTTTATTTGAAAAGAATTTCTCTGAAAGATCTGTTTCAACCCTCTCTGAGTCAGAAGCATTGACCAAGATATCTAATTTATTTACGAAGTCTGATTTTAATAGAGAGAGATTTTTCTATCAAAATATATTTAATGAATATTTTGATATATTGTCGGCACCAAAAAAATATGATGAAATATATTCAAAAGCTCAGCGGCAGAGTTTTTCTGGGATTGTTGATGTGTTTTGTAACTTCATTTACCTTAAGTATATAGAAAGGCAGAAGTTAAAATGACAACAGTTTTATGGGGTTTGCTCTCTCTTTTATGGTTATTAAAAACTATATTAGTATCATATGATTCTGTTGCGATTGGTATTATTGTTCCATTAATAATTGATATTCTTGTGATATTGTTTTTGGTTGGAGGTGACCATTTTAGAAACACGTTAAATAAAGGTGGGATTTTTAAGGTTTTAATTTATGTAAACATTTTTTTGATTTTTTCTACTGCTATTGGTGTTATTCAAGGATATTCTTTACTTACGTCTGTTTCTACTTATATTAGGCTTGTTACTTGTCAATGTATATTTATATTCGGTTGCCTATCATACTCTATTCCCAGAGTTAGAAAATGGTTTTTTGTAGTCGTTTTTTTATCAGTATTTATACACTTAATTGCTGGTGCTCTTGGGCCTGTACTTGCTCTAGGAGCAGAAGAAATTGATGGTGTGGTAAGGTATTCCGGGTTGGCTGGGAAAATAAATATTTTGGCCAATTTTGCTCTATTTTTTGCTGTTTTATTTTATGTTTATTATGATTCATCAAAAAGTAATTTGACCCTGTTAGCATTCTTATTGTCTGTTTTTGTTGTGTTCGTTACAGGAACAGTAAAGAATGCTATTATTCTTATATTATTTATAAGTTACTTGTCTTTGGTAAAGTCTAATCGAAAAATCATTATCATTCCTTTGTTTTTTATTATTATTGTCCCTATCGGTATATATATATTTCAACATACTTCTATCTCCGCTAGAGTGTCTGAATTTGTGGAAACAGGAATAAGTATTAATATTGAACAAGGAGAAAAAGTAGGGAACTCTTTTAACTGGAGGTTGATGCATTGGCGGTTGCTATTGTCTGACTGGTTTAATGAACATTTCTGGTTTGGAACTGGTTTAGGGCATTATGTGGTTTTGGATGCTTTAACAACTCAATCTGGTATTACTTTTGATCCTCATAATGATTGGATTAAATTTTTGTTG encodes:
- a CDS encoding O-antigen ligase family protein, producing MTTVLWGLLSLLWLLKTILVSYDSVAIGIIVPLIIDILVILFLVGGDHFRNTLNKGGIFKVLIYVNIFLIFSTAIGVIQGYSLLTSVSTYIRLVTCQCIFIFGCLSYSIPRVRKWFFVVVFLSVFIHLIAGALGPVLALGAEEIDGVVRYSGLAGKINILANFALFFAVLFYVYYDSSKSNLTLLAFLLSVFVVFVTGTVKNAIILILFISYLSLVKSNRKIIIIPLFFIIIVPIGIYIFQHTSISARVSEFVETGISINIEQGEKVGNSFNWRLMHWRLLLSDWFNEHFWFGTGLGHYVVLDALTTQSGITFDPHNDWIKFLLEFGFLGFLFFIYFLWRLLQFTFYLSNKDPLSKGVFYSLCASLIAMLSANVVYSLPIFYYFWALLGFSYYKGLTNNEDNSN